In the Sus scrofa isolate TJ Tabasco breed Duroc chromosome 7, Sscrofa11.1, whole genome shotgun sequence genome, one interval contains:
- the PSME1 gene encoding proteasome activator complex subunit 1 (The RefSeq protein has 4 substitutions compared to this genomic sequence), with protein MAALRVQPEAQAKVDVFREDLCTKTENLLGSYFPKKISELDAFLKEPALNEANLSNLKAPLDIPVPDPVKEKEKEERKKQQEKEDKDEKKKGEDEDKGPPCGPVNCNEKIVVLLQRLKPEIKDVIEQLNLVTTWLQLQIPRIEDGINFGVAVQEKVFELMTALHTKLEGFHTQISKYFSERGDAVAKAAKQPHVGDYRQLVHELDEAEYRDIRLMVMEILNAYAVLYGIILKNFEKLKKPRGETKGMIY; from the exons ATGGCCACGCTCAGGGTCCAGCCCGAAGCCCAAGCCAAG GTCGATGTGTTCCGTGAAGACCTGTGTACCAAG ACAGAGAACCTACTCGGGAGCTATTTCCCCAAGAAGATTTCTGAGTTGGATGCATTTTTAAAG GAGCCAGCTCTCAATGAAGCCAACCTGAGCAATCTGAAGGCCCCATTGGACATTCCAGTGCCTGATCCGgtcaaggagaaagagaaggaggaaaggaagaaacagcagGAG AAGGAagacaaagatgaaaagaagaaGGGGGAAGATGAGGATAAAG GTCCTCCCTGTGGCCCAGTGAACTGCAATGAGAAGATCGTGGTCCTCCTGCAGCGCCTGAAGCCTGAGATCAAGGATGTCATTGAGCAGCTCAACCTG GTTACCACCTGGTTGCAGCTGCAGATACCTCGGATTGAAGACGGTAATAATTTTGGAGTGGCTGTCCAG GAGAAGGTTTTCGAGCTGATGACCGCCCTTCACACCAAACTGGAAGGCTTCCACACTCAAATCTCCAA GTATTTCTCTGAGCGGGGCGATGCTGTGGCCAAAGCAGCTAAGCAGCCTCACGTG GGTGATTATCGGCAGCTAGTGCACGAGCTGGATGAGGCAGAGTACCGGGATATCCGGCTGATGGTCATGGAGATCCGCAATGCTTAC GCTGTGTTATATGACATCATCCTGAAGAACTTTGAGAAACTCAAGAAGCCTAGGGGAGAAACAAAAGGCATGATCTATTGA
- the EMC9 gene encoding ER membrane protein complex subunit 9 isoform X2 codes for MGSIHSRLLTTLIFPLHSPGPLALKIAGRIAEFFPDAVLIMLDNQKLVPQPHVPPVIVLENHGLRWVPKDKNLVMWRDWEESRQMVGALLEGRAHQHLVDFDCHLDDIREDWTNQQLNVQITQWVGSTSGKT; via the exons ATGGGGTCTATCCACAGTAGGCTCCTCACGACTCTGATCTTCCCTCTACACAGCCCTGGGCCCCTGGCCTTGAAAATCGCTGGGCGGATTGCAGAATTCTTTCCTGACGCAGTACTCATTATG TTGGATAATCAGAAACTGGTGCCCCAGCCTCATGTGCCCCCAGTTATCGTCCTGGAGAACCATGGTCTCCGCTGGGTCCCCAAGGACAAGAACTT AGTGATGTGGAGGGACTGGGAAGAGTCACGGCAGATGGTGGGAGCCTTACTAGAGGGCCGGGCCCACCAGCACCTTGTGGACTTTGACTGCCATCTTGATGACATCCGGGAGGACTGGACCAACCAGCAGCTCAACGTCCAGATCACCCAGTGGGTTGGTTCCACCAGTGGAAAGACCTGA
- the PSME2 gene encoding proteasome activator complex subunit 2 isoform X1 produces the protein MAKPCGVRLSGEARKQVDVFRQNLFQEEDSLNVTDLTSLRAPLDIPIPDPPPKDDEMETDKQEKKEVPKCGFLPGNEKILALLGLVKPEVWTLKEKCILVITWIQHLIPKIEDGNDFGVAVQEKVLERVNAVKTKVEAFQTTISKYFSERGDAVAKASKETHVMDYRALVHERDEAAHGELRAMVLDLRAFYAELYHIISSNLEKIVNPKGEEKPSMY, from the exons ATGGCCAAGCCTTGTGGGGTGCGCCTGAGCGGGGAAGCCCGCAAACAG GTGGATGTCTTCAGGCAAAATCTTTTCCAGGAG GAGGACTCCCTCAACGTGACCGACCTCACTTCTCTCCGGGCCCCGCTGGACATCCCCATCCCAGACCCCCCACCCAAGGATGATGAG ATGGAAACAGATaagcaggagaagaaagaag TCCCTAAGTGTGGCTTTCTCCCTGGGAACGAGaagatcctggccttgcttggccTGGTTAAGCCAGAAGTCTGGACTCTCAAAGAAAAATGCATTCTG GTGATCACATGGATCCAGCACCTGATCCCCAAAATTGAGGATGGAAATGACTTTGGGGTGGCAGTCCAG GAAAAGGTGCTGGAGAGGGTAAATGCAGTCAAGACCAAAGTAGAAGCCTTCCAGACCACCATTTCCAA GTACTTCTCAGAACGTGGGGATGCTGTGGCCAAGGCCTCCAAGGAGACCCATGTA ATGGATTACCGGGCCCTGGTGCACGAACGAGATGAGGCAGCCCATGGGGAGCTCAGGGCCATGGTGCTGGACCTGAGGGCCTTCTAT GCTGAGCTTTACCATATTATCAGCAGCAACCTGGAGAAAATTGTCAACCCAAAGGGTGAAGAAAAGCCATCAATGTACTGA
- the EMC9 gene encoding ER membrane protein complex subunit 9 isoform X1: MGEVEISARAYVKMCLHAARYPHAAVNGLLLAPAPRSGECLCLTDCVPLFHSHLALSVMLEVALNQVDVWGAQAGLVVAGYYHANAALDDQSPGPLALKIAGRIAEFFPDAVLIMLDNQKLVPQPHVPPVIVLENHGLRWVPKDKNLVMWRDWEESRQMVGALLEGRAHQHLVDFDCHLDDIREDWTNQQLNVQITQWVGSTSGKT, translated from the exons ATGGGGGAGGTGGAGATCTCCGCCCGGGCCTACGTGAAGATGTGTCTGCACGCCGCCCGCTACCCGCATGCCGCTGTCAACGGGCTATTGCTGGCGCCCGCGCCGCGGTCGGGAGAATGCCTGTGCCTCACCGACTGTGTCCCCCTGTTCCACAGCCACCTGGCCTTGTCTGTCATGCTGGAGGTCGCCCTCAACCAG GTGGATGTGTGGGGCGCGCAGGCCGGGCTGGTAGTGGCAGGGTACTACCATGCCAATGCAGCTTTGGACGACCAGAG CCCTGGGCCCCTGGCCTTGAAAATCGCTGGGCGGATTGCAGAATTCTTTCCTGACGCAGTACTCATTATG TTGGATAATCAGAAACTGGTGCCCCAGCCTCATGTGCCCCCAGTTATCGTCCTGGAGAACCATGGTCTCCGCTGGGTCCCCAAGGACAAGAACTT AGTGATGTGGAGGGACTGGGAAGAGTCACGGCAGATGGTGGGAGCCTTACTAGAGGGCCGGGCCCACCAGCACCTTGTGGACTTTGACTGCCATCTTGATGACATCCGGGAGGACTGGACCAACCAGCAGCTCAACGTCCAGATCACCCAGTGGGTTGGTTCCACCAGTGGAAAGACCTGA
- the FITM1 gene encoding fat storage-inducing transmembrane protein 1 (The RefSeq protein has 2 substitutions compared to this genomic sequence), translating into MERGPVVGAGLGARARIRTLLGCLVKVLLWVASALLYFGSEQAARLLGSPCLRRLYHAWLAAVVIFGPLLQFHVNPRTIFASHGNFFNIKFVNSAWGWTCTFLGGFVLLVVFLATRRVAVTARHLSRLVVGAAVWRGAGRAFLLIEDLTGSCFEPLPQGLLLHELPDRRSRLAAGHQWRGYTVSSHTFLLTFCCLLMAEEAAVFAKYLAHGLPAGAPLRLVFLLNVLLLGLWNFLLLCTVIYFHQYTHKVVGAAVGTFAWYLTYGSWYHQPWSPGSPGHGLFTHPSRKHN; encoded by the exons atGGAGCGGGGGCcggtggtgggggcagggctgggggccggggcccGGATCCGGACACTGCTGGGCTGCCTAGTCAAGGTGCTGCTGTGGGTGGCCTCTGCTTTGCTATACTTTGGAAGTGAACAGGCTGCCCGCCTCCTGGGTAGCCCCTGCTTGCGGCGCCTCTACCACGCCTGGCTGGCAGCCGTGGTCATCTTCGGGCCCCTTCTGCAGTTCCATGTCAACCCTCGGACCATCTTCGCCAGCCACGGCAACTTCTTCAACAT AAAGTTTGTGAATTCGGCATGGGGCTGGACGTGCACCTTCCTGGGGGGCTTCGTGTTGCTGGTGGTGTTCCTGGCTACACGGCGCGTGGCAGTGACAGCGAGGCACCTGAGCCGGCTGGTGGTGGGGGCCGCCGTGTGGCGAGGGGCCGGACGGGCCTTCCTGCTCATTGAGGACCTGACCGGCTCCTGCTTCGagcctctgccccagggcctgcTGCTCCACGAGCTGCCAGACCGCCGCAGCTGCCTGGCGGCCGGCCACCAGTGGCGAGGCTACACCGTCTCCTCCCACACCTTCCTGCTCACCTTCTGCTGCCTGCTCATGGCCGAGGAAGCAGCCGTGTTCGCCAAGTACCTGGCCCATGGGCTGCCCGCCGGTGCGCCCCTGCGCCTCGTCTTTCTGCTCAACGTGCTGTTGCTGGGCCTCTGGAACTTCTTGCTGCTCTGTACGGTCATCTATTTCCACCAGTATACCCACAAGGTGGTGGGTGCCGCAGTGGGCACCTTTGCCTGGTACCTAACCTACGGCAGCTGGTATCATCAGCCCTGGTCTCCGGGGAGCCCGGGCCATGGGCTCTTCACTCACCCCAGCCGCAAGCATAactga
- the PSME2 gene encoding proteasome activator complex subunit 2 (The RefSeq protein has 1 substitution compared to this genomic sequence), with product MAKPCGVRLSGEARKQVDVFRQNLFQEAEEFLYRFLPQKIIYLSQLLQEDSLNVTDLTSLRAPLDIPIPDPPPKDDEMETDKQEKKEVPKCGFLPGNEKILALLGLVKPEVWTLKEKCILVITWIQHLIPKIEDGNDFGVAVQEKVLERVNAVKTKVEAFQTTISKYFSERGDAVAKASKETHVMDYRALVHERDEAAHGELRAMVLDLRAFYAELYHIISSNLEKIVDPKGEEKPSMY from the exons ATGGCCAAGCCTTGTGGGGTGCGCCTGAGCGGGGAAGCCCGCAAACAG GTGGATGTCTTCAGGCAAAATCTTTTCCAGGAG GCTGAGGAATTCCTCTACAGATTTTTGCCTCAGAAAATCATATACCTGAGTCAGCTCTTGCAA GAGGACTCCCTCAACGTGACCGACCTCACTTCTCTCCGGGCCCCGCTGGACATCCCCATCCCAGACCCCCCACCCAAGGATGATGAG ATGGAAACAGATaagcaggagaagaaagaag TCCCTAAGTGTGGCTTTCTCCCTGGGAACGAGaagatcctggccttgcttggccTGGTTAAGCCAGAAGTCTGGACTCTCAAAGAAAAATGCATTCTG GTGATCACATGGATCCAGCACCTGATCCCCAAAATTGAGGATGGAAATGACTTTGGGGTGGCAGTCCAG GAAAAGGTGCTGGAGAGGGTAAATGCAGTCAAGACCAAAGTAGAAGCCTTCCAGACCACCATTTCCAA GTACTTCTCAGAACGTGGGGATGCTGTGGCCAAGGCCTCCAAGGAGACCCATGTA ATGGATTACCGGGCCCTGGTGCACGAACGAGATGAGGCAGCCCATGGGGAGCTCAGGGCCATGGTGCTGGACCTGAGGGCCTTCTAT GCTGAGCTTTACCATATTATCAGCAGCAACCTGGAGAAAATTGTCAACCCAAAGGGTGAAGAAAAGCCATCAATGTACTGA